A portion of the Paenibacillus hamazuiensis genome contains these proteins:
- a CDS encoding GerMN domain-containing protein encodes MLKKMYVIAAGACLLFAITGCGQAKTDGHHPASGNESQAAPAPVQSEAKKPVEGKTLKAYFGDENGEKLIEKEIAVSYKQDEDKYLAALGALATSSDAKLVPLCKGFTFKSAVRSGSALTVDLSISPEARKGAPGEELVLEALRRTLFQFPEIEMVDILVDGKKAESLMGHMDLPHPMKRS; translated from the coding sequence ATGCTCAAGAAGATGTACGTCATAGCTGCAGGCGCATGCTTGCTATTTGCGATAACCGGCTGCGGACAAGCCAAAACGGATGGGCACCACCCGGCATCGGGGAACGAATCCCAAGCTGCGCCGGCTCCCGTACAGTCCGAAGCGAAGAAACCGGTTGAAGGAAAGACGCTGAAGGCTTATTTCGGCGATGAAAACGGAGAAAAGCTGATTGAGAAGGAGATCGCCGTTTCCTATAAGCAGGATGAGGACAAGTATTTGGCCGCACTCGGTGCGCTGGCAACATCCTCGGACGCCAAGCTGGTGCCTCTTTGCAAAGGTTTTACGTTCAAGAGCGCAGTACGCTCGGGATCGGCTCTTACCGTCGATTTGTCGATAAGTCCGGAGGCGCGAAAAGGAGCTCCCGGGGAAGAGCTCGTGCTTGAAGCGCTTCGCCGCACGCTGTTTCAGTTTCCGGAAATCGAGATGGTGGACATTTTGGTGGACGGCAAGAAAGCGGAAAGCCTGATGGGGCATATGGACCTTCCTCATCCAATGAAACGTTCCTGA
- the leuD gene encoding 3-isopropylmalate dehydratase small subunit, with translation MEPFKQHTGLVAPVDRVNVDTDAIIPKQFLKRIERSGFGQFLFFEWRWDEKGNVIPEFSLNQPRYQGASVLLSRANFGCGSSREHAPWAIQDYGFNVVIAPSFADIFYNNCFKNGILPIKLSEEQVEELFQRTAKNEGYKLTVDLENKKITDGQGLEISFDLDEHRRQFLLQGLDDIGLTLQHQDKIAAYEAAHASRLAYK, from the coding sequence ATGGAACCATTTAAACAGCATACCGGCCTTGTGGCTCCGGTCGACCGCGTGAACGTGGACACGGACGCGATCATTCCTAAGCAATTTTTGAAGCGCATCGAGCGTTCCGGCTTCGGCCAATTCCTTTTCTTCGAATGGCGCTGGGACGAGAAGGGCAACGTCATTCCTGAATTCAGCCTGAACCAGCCACGCTACCAAGGAGCTTCGGTTCTGCTCTCCCGCGCGAATTTCGGCTGCGGCTCCTCCCGCGAGCACGCTCCGTGGGCGATTCAGGACTACGGCTTCAACGTCGTCATCGCTCCTTCGTTCGCCGACATTTTTTACAACAACTGCTTCAAAAACGGCATTCTGCCGATCAAGCTCAGCGAGGAGCAGGTGGAAGAGCTGTTCCAGCGCACCGCGAAAAACGAAGGCTACAAGCTGACGGTCGATCTGGAGAACAAAAAGATCACTGACGGCCAAGGGCTTGAAATTTCGTTCGATCTCGACGAGCACCGCCGTCAGTTCCTTCTGCAAGGTCTTGACGACATCGGTCTGACGCTCCAGCATCAGGACAAAATTGCGGCGTACGAAGCGGCTCACGCATCCCGGCTCGCCTACAAATAA
- a CDS encoding N-acetylmuramoyl-L-alanine amidase family protein, translated as MRFSFVFFALFVTLSILLFPVSAGAAVQPIQLFLNGKQLTAEVAPRIVKEGTTIVPVRIIAEELGAKVQWDGDARKVTVKKEQTNIELSIDQPVAVVNNAKVALEAAPAIVEGNTMLPLRFVSEQLGVKVTWDELTRSVFLFKNAASASEPQNADASDKSSQNAAQPVASRPAVSPPNADQPNANKPNTGQPNSGQPNTNGQNTNSQNASPQNEQPSAKPIEAIGPKPAEQQNPQNLPNPAAGKPETGTPDKPAGSVGNGVSDKPAGTTGNGTAGGGAATSSDAAAKPGTAAGAKPEGTKPAEEKTIVTVQGISLNAEQIIVKTSANGMKPNITKLKNPDRLVVDFPYAQLDPSLKVNADKQGEIAVDHPAIQKIRYSLFSTEPSIVRMVIDLKSKIVLKPADSKQTNQFVFDVKPAPKYKVVIDAGHGDKDTGAVSATGRYEKDFTLSMVTKVANLLEKEKDIEVVMTRKDDTFLELAERVAVANDAEADLFLSIHANKFSNATIRGIETYYSRKESESFANIVHRQALAGTGLNDRRVRQSDFYVIKHTTMPAVLLECGYLSNKEEESLLYQDAFQNKLAASIVAAIVETLNSN; from the coding sequence ATGAGGTTTTCATTCGTATTTTTCGCATTGTTCGTGACTTTGTCGATTTTGCTGTTTCCGGTTTCAGCCGGCGCTGCGGTGCAGCCCATACAGCTGTTTTTGAACGGCAAGCAGTTGACTGCGGAGGTGGCGCCGCGCATCGTGAAGGAAGGCACCACAATCGTGCCTGTGCGTATTATCGCGGAAGAGCTTGGCGCCAAGGTGCAGTGGGACGGCGATGCCCGTAAAGTGACCGTGAAAAAAGAGCAGACGAACATCGAACTGAGCATCGATCAGCCTGTAGCGGTCGTGAACAATGCGAAGGTTGCGCTTGAGGCCGCACCGGCGATCGTAGAAGGCAACACGATGCTGCCGCTTCGTTTCGTAAGCGAGCAGCTCGGCGTTAAAGTGACGTGGGACGAGCTTACACGTTCGGTATTTTTGTTCAAAAATGCAGCGTCGGCCTCCGAGCCGCAAAATGCCGACGCATCCGATAAAAGCTCGCAAAATGCGGCCCAGCCGGTCGCGAGCCGTCCCGCTGTTAGCCCGCCGAATGCCGACCAGCCAAATGCGAACAAGCCCAATACCGGGCAACCAAATTCCGGCCAACCGAATACGAATGGACAAAATACGAACTCACAAAATGCCTCTCCGCAAAACGAGCAGCCCTCAGCGAAGCCTATAGAGGCGATCGGCCCGAAGCCGGCGGAGCAGCAAAATCCGCAGAACTTGCCGAATCCGGCGGCGGGCAAACCGGAAACCGGCACGCCGGACAAGCCTGCTGGCTCGGTCGGAAACGGTGTCTCGGACAAGCCTGCAGGCACAACCGGAAACGGGACGGCGGGCGGAGGCGCGGCGACATCCTCCGATGCGGCAGCAAAGCCGGGAACGGCTGCGGGAGCGAAACCTGAGGGTACAAAACCCGCCGAAGAGAAAACGATCGTGACGGTGCAAGGAATCAGCCTGAATGCGGAGCAAATCATCGTCAAAACATCGGCAAACGGAATGAAGCCGAACATCACGAAGCTGAAAAATCCGGACCGCCTCGTCGTCGATTTTCCATATGCCCAGCTTGATCCCTCCCTGAAAGTGAACGCGGACAAGCAGGGGGAAATTGCGGTCGATCACCCGGCCATTCAAAAAATTCGTTACTCCCTATTTTCAACTGAGCCATCTATCGTTAGAATGGTAATAGATTTAAAGAGTAAAATAGTTTTGAAGCCTGCGGATTCCAAGCAGACGAATCAGTTCGTATTTGACGTAAAGCCTGCGCCGAAATATAAAGTTGTCATCGATGCCGGACATGGCGATAAAGACACCGGGGCAGTTTCCGCCACCGGCAGATACGAGAAGGACTTTACGCTCTCTATGGTGACGAAGGTGGCCAACCTGCTGGAAAAAGAGAAGGACATCGAAGTGGTCATGACGCGCAAGGATGATACGTTTCTGGAGCTCGCCGAACGGGTTGCCGTGGCCAATGACGCGGAGGCGGACTTATTTTTATCGATTCATGCGAATAAATTTTCCAATGCAACAATTCGCGGCATTGAAACGTATTATTCCAGAAAGGAAAGCGAATCCTTCGCGAACATCGTTCATCGGCAAGCTTTGGCCGGCACCGGACTTAACGACCGCAGAGTCCGGCAGTCCGATTTTTACGTGATCAAACATACGACGATGCCTGCCGTACTGCTGGAATGCGGCTATTTATCGAACAAGGAAGAAGAATCGCTTTTATATCAGGATGCGTTCCAAAACAAACTTGCCGCATCGATTGTCGCCGCCATCGTAGAGACCCTTAACTCCAATTGA
- a CDS encoding NAD/NADP transhydrogenase alpha subunit: protein MKCISVYTNDFEVFSDIYEKVLATPIAENEEKQVEGVTVNGSGDVPESYLDRMKAKPDVVVMKVKNKDITILQHGGVFEIFIPERENMVH, encoded by the coding sequence ATGAAATGCATATCTGTATATACAAATGATTTTGAAGTATTTTCCGATATTTATGAAAAGGTGCTTGCTACGCCGATCGCCGAAAACGAAGAGAAGCAAGTGGAAGGCGTGACGGTTAACGGCTCCGGCGACGTTCCGGAAAGCTACTTGGACCGTATGAAGGCGAAACCGGATGTCGTGGTGATGAAAGTGAAAAACAAGGACATTACGATTCTTCAGCATGGCGGCGTTTTCGAAATTTTTATCCCGGAACGCGAAAATATGGTACACTAA
- a CDS encoding dynamin family protein yields MNNVLYSGERILTALQNIENNFETAGDRVQTRKMRQLLDKSEAQRMYIAFCGHFSAGKSSMINKLCGHELLPSSPIPTSANIVSIANGKPEARVTHRSSEDGEHDGGGGPQVHSIPLAELDAYCKNGTDIETVEIRYPIDFLGEHAALLDTPGIDSTDDAHHMATESALHLADVVFYVMDYNHVQSEINFAFTKKMKERGKPLYLIINMIDKHREQELSFEEYKESALQAFRNWHIEPDGVFYTSVKQENHPLNDWDRLLWTLKELVGRAPQLTEYSLYSSAVHLVNEHAKAMADRTEAVKSALRDELAEDGAEEAQAEYARLAERLEALKKLPEQMKEAMRKEASGVAENANITPAATRDLAHEYLQSRKPGFKVGFFAGAAKTAKEIERRLEAFHRDFTEKVHTQLEWHLRDALKKQWSAFGFRSDDAAGVAEELQVEVTPEWLAAQVNPAAGFTGEYTLNYSRQIAAEAKTLGRKRAFDAADRLAELAAQLGAPERAALEAQLAALETRLRAVRELERLAGEEAAYRERLLAALAPAPLPPALPDAAGYRAPARAAAAPAPSGAAPAAPAAPARAAAEPAGASAARPAAGALGASRHRERLARAAEQLAAAERAIAGTAALARVARAMRDKAERLRQSRFTIALFGAFSAGKSSFANALIGERVLPVSPNPTTAAINKIMPPDADWPHGSVKVKMKSLEAMTEDILYSLKALGAESPDLTAALAQIGKLSPAHVTAKGKPHFTFLKAVEKGWQAAEPNLGRELRVGLEEFREYVADESKSCFVDVIELYYANPLTEQGIVFVDTPGADSINARHTGVAFNYIKNADAILFVTYYNHAFSQADREFLLQLGRVKDSFEMDKMFFIVNAADLASSQEELDGVVGHVEANLLTHGIRHPRIFPISSQMALEGKLAGDGALAEQSGITAFERDFVKFSLEELTDIAVRSAQQEIKRAADVMGQWIAEARSDAEERQRKAASLRSARQEAERLLRQTDAANDEKELAKEIDELLYYVKQRTSFRFGELFNIAFNPSVFREDRGDVRTLMQTAWDDLTGMIAFDLSQESLATTLRIENKMNELARARYAEWEREIAGRVDAYEADSYESAKFATPELNQKLSADDVSGKWLAGFFKNAKTFFEGDGKAKLKGELEARLTEPINRYAAMQAEALKQAYLSEYRQWFQQLRERHIVSLEEHVEGLTAALEMKLNEQELETRKAELLGLLG; encoded by the coding sequence ATGAACAACGTGCTTTACAGCGGGGAACGCATACTGACGGCGCTGCAGAATATAGAGAACAACTTCGAAACGGCAGGCGACCGGGTACAAACGAGAAAAATGCGGCAGCTTCTGGACAAATCGGAAGCGCAGCGAATGTATATCGCGTTTTGCGGGCATTTTTCGGCGGGGAAGTCGAGCATGATCAACAAGCTGTGCGGGCACGAGCTGCTGCCGTCGAGCCCGATCCCGACCAGCGCAAACATCGTCAGCATTGCAAACGGGAAGCCGGAGGCGAGGGTCACCCACAGGTCTTCGGAAGATGGGGAGCATGATGGCGGAGGCGGGCCGCAGGTACATTCGATTCCGCTGGCTGAGCTGGATGCTTACTGCAAAAACGGCACGGATATCGAAACGGTGGAAATCCGCTATCCGATCGATTTTCTCGGCGAGCATGCGGCACTGCTTGACACGCCCGGCATCGACTCGACGGACGATGCGCACCATATGGCGACGGAATCGGCGCTGCATTTGGCGGATGTCGTTTTTTACGTGATGGATTACAATCATGTGCAGTCGGAAATCAACTTTGCATTTACGAAAAAAATGAAGGAACGCGGCAAACCGCTTTATTTGATCATCAATATGATCGACAAACACCGCGAGCAGGAGCTGTCGTTCGAGGAGTACAAAGAAAGCGCGCTGCAAGCTTTCCGCAACTGGCATATCGAGCCGGACGGCGTATTTTATACGTCGGTAAAACAGGAGAACCATCCGTTAAACGATTGGGACCGTCTCCTATGGACGCTAAAGGAGCTGGTCGGACGCGCCCCTCAGCTGACGGAATACAGCCTGTATTCATCGGCCGTTCATCTGGTGAACGAACATGCCAAGGCGATGGCGGACCGCACTGAGGCGGTCAAATCCGCGCTGAGAGACGAGCTCGCCGAAGACGGGGCGGAGGAAGCGCAAGCCGAATACGCGCGTCTGGCGGAGCGGCTGGAGGCGCTGAAGAAGCTTCCGGAGCAAATGAAGGAAGCGATGCGCAAGGAGGCGTCCGGCGTAGCGGAAAACGCCAATATTACGCCCGCGGCGACGCGGGATTTGGCGCACGAGTACCTGCAGAGCCGGAAACCCGGCTTTAAGGTCGGATTTTTCGCCGGGGCGGCAAAAACTGCGAAGGAAATCGAGCGGCGGCTCGAAGCGTTCCACCGCGACTTTACGGAGAAGGTGCACACGCAGCTGGAATGGCATCTTCGCGACGCGCTCAAGAAGCAGTGGAGCGCGTTCGGCTTCCGGTCCGACGATGCGGCGGGCGTCGCCGAAGAGCTGCAAGTGGAAGTGACGCCGGAGTGGCTTGCCGCTCAGGTGAACCCTGCGGCCGGTTTTACCGGCGAGTACACGCTCAACTACAGCCGGCAGATCGCCGCCGAGGCGAAGACGCTCGGCCGCAAGCGCGCGTTTGACGCCGCCGACCGGCTCGCCGAGCTCGCGGCGCAGCTGGGCGCGCCGGAGCGGGCCGCGCTCGAAGCGCAGCTCGCGGCGCTCGAGACGCGGCTTCGCGCAGTGCGCGAGCTCGAGCGGCTCGCGGGCGAGGAGGCCGCGTACCGCGAGCGGCTGCTCGCCGCGCTCGCGCCCGCGCCGCTGCCGCCGGCACTGCCGGACGCGGCCGGCTACCGCGCGCCGGCCCGCGCAGCCGCGGCGCCTGCGCCAAGCGGCGCCGCTCCGGCTGCGCCAGCCGCGCCCGCACGCGCTGCGGCGGAGCCGGCGGGCGCGTCCGCGGCACGGCCGGCGGCCGGCGCGCTCGGCGCGAGCCGGCACCGCGAGCGGCTCGCCCGCGCCGCGGAGCAGCTCGCCGCGGCGGAGCGCGCCATCGCCGGCACGGCGGCGCTCGCGCGCGTCGCGCGGGCGATGCGCGACAAGGCGGAGCGGCTGCGCCAGAGCCGCTTCACGATCGCGCTGTTCGGCGCTTTCAGTGCAGGCAAGTCGTCGTTCGCCAACGCACTGATCGGCGAACGCGTGCTGCCGGTATCGCCGAATCCGACGACGGCGGCGATCAACAAAATCATGCCGCCGGACGCCGATTGGCCGCACGGCAGCGTCAAAGTGAAAATGAAATCGCTCGAAGCGATGACCGAAGATATTTTATACTCGCTGAAGGCGCTTGGAGCCGAAAGCCCGGATCTGACGGCGGCGCTTGCGCAGATTGGCAAGCTTTCCCCGGCACACGTGACCGCCAAAGGCAAACCTCACTTCACGTTTCTGAAGGCGGTCGAGAAGGGCTGGCAAGCGGCGGAGCCGAATTTGGGACGCGAGCTTCGGGTTGGGCTCGAAGAGTTCCGCGAGTACGTAGCGGACGAAAGCAAGTCGTGCTTTGTCGATGTGATCGAGCTGTATTATGCCAATCCGCTGACCGAGCAGGGGATTGTGTTCGTCGATACGCCGGGGGCCGATTCGATCAACGCGCGGCATACCGGAGTTGCGTTCAATTACATTAAAAACGCCGACGCCATTTTGTTCGTCACTTATTACAATCACGCGTTCTCTCAGGCGGACCGGGAATTTTTGCTGCAGCTCGGACGGGTGAAGGACAGCTTTGAAATGGATAAAATGTTTTTTATCGTCAATGCGGCGGATCTTGCTTCCAGCCAGGAGGAGCTGGACGGCGTCGTCGGACACGTCGAAGCGAACCTGCTGACGCACGGCATCCGTCATCCGCGCATTTTCCCGATTTCCAGCCAAATGGCCCTGGAAGGAAAGCTTGCGGGGGACGGCGCCCTTGCCGAGCAATCCGGCATTACGGCGTTTGAGCGCGATTTCGTCAAGTTTTCGCTGGAGGAGCTGACCGATATCGCCGTCCGTTCCGCGCAGCAGGAAATTAAACGCGCGGCTGACGTGATGGGGCAGTGGATCGCCGAGGCGCGGTCCGACGCGGAGGAGCGGCAGCGCAAGGCGGCTTCGCTGCGCAGCGCCCGGCAGGAAGCGGAGCGGCTTCTGCGGCAAACCGATGCGGCGAACGACGAGAAGGAACTGGCCAAGGAAATCGACGAGCTGCTCTATTACGTGAAGCAGCGAACCTCCTTCCGGTTCGGCGAGCTGTTTAATATCGCGTTTAATCCGTCCGTCTTCCGGGAGGACCGGGGCGATGTCAGAACGCTTATGCAGACGGCTTGGGACGATCTGACGGGCATGATTGCCTTTGACCTGTCCCAGGAATCGCTCGCGACGACGCTGCGAATCGAAAACAAAATGAACGAGCTCGCCCGCGCGCGTTATGCGGAATGGGAGCGGGAAATCGCCGGGCGGGTGGACGCCTATGAGGCGGACAGCTACGAGAGCGCGAAGTTTGCGACGCCGGAGCTGAATCAGAAGCTGTCGGCGGACGACGTTTCGGGCAAATGGCTGGCAGGCTTTTTCAAAAATGCCAAAACGTTTTTCGAAGGGGACGGCAAAGCGAAGCTGAAAGGGGAGCTGGAGGCCAGGCTAACCGAACCGATCAACCGCTACGCTGCGATGCAGGCCGAGGCGCTTAAACAAGCTTACTTAAGCGAATACCGGCAATGGTTCCAGCAGCTGCGAGAGCGGCATATCGTATCGCTGGAGGAACATGTCGAAGGCTTGACCGCCGCGCTTGAAATGAAGCTGAACGAGCAGGAGCTGGAGACGCGCAAGGCGGAGCTGCTCGGTCTGCTTGGATAG
- the nth gene encoding endonuclease III has product MATTSKVRHILDTIGGMFPDAHCELHHSNAFELTIAVLLSAQCTDETVNKVTATLFQKYKRPEDYLAVPLEELEQDIRRIGLFRNKAKNIQKLCQILLDKYNGQIPESHEQLTELPGVGRKTANVVVSNAFGVPAIAVDTHVERVSKRLGLAAEEDSVLEVEKKLMKKVPKDEWTLTHHRLIFFGRYHCKAQNPQCGVCPLLDICKEGKKRMKTGNSRKSNP; this is encoded by the coding sequence TTGGCAACAACTTCGAAGGTCCGCCACATTCTGGATACGATCGGCGGCATGTTTCCGGACGCTCATTGCGAACTGCATCATTCGAACGCTTTCGAGTTGACTATTGCGGTTTTATTGTCCGCACAATGTACGGATGAGACGGTCAACAAGGTGACAGCTACCCTTTTCCAAAAGTACAAGCGGCCGGAAGATTACTTGGCGGTGCCGCTTGAAGAACTGGAGCAGGATATTCGCAGAATCGGGCTTTTTCGCAATAAGGCGAAGAACATACAAAAGCTTTGTCAAATATTGCTGGACAAGTATAACGGGCAAATTCCCGAATCTCACGAGCAGCTGACCGAGCTGCCCGGCGTCGGACGTAAAACGGCGAATGTGGTCGTGTCCAACGCTTTCGGCGTACCGGCTATCGCAGTCGATACTCATGTAGAGCGAGTGTCCAAACGGCTGGGCCTTGCGGCGGAAGAAGATTCGGTGCTTGAAGTCGAGAAGAAGCTGATGAAAAAGGTGCCGAAGGACGAATGGACTCTCACGCACCACCGGTTGATTTTTTTCGGGCGCTACCATTGCAAGGCGCAAAACCCGCAATGCGGGGTATGTCCGCTTTTGGATATATGCAAAGAAGGAAAAAAACGTATGAAAACCGGAAACAGTAGGAAATCTAATCCATAG
- a CDS encoding S-layer homology domain-containing protein, with protein MNKKNKRRTKLVASVLTLAMAMGNTAAFAADTTTPAGSTTGTSAGTTTNSTSTNNNTSTNTTNSTINSTSLSNTSVRTSFTDVVPNTWYTKHVTKLATLGIIEGYANGSFLPDNQVSQQDAIIMAIRMMGLAGEVKNASYALPVTVDDYAKPYVALAIDKGLISAAEETEGTSGSSKTAWGSKPATREWVAKIVVRAAGKEVEAKQVSSVPSSFQDAKEFSSWALGYINEAYLLKIVNGIDDYNFGPKNAVTRAQMATFLSRADQYLTKRSERVITGYAAEITDKKITVLDAKGQSYDYTISPEAAVYSAKSENKIAASAIKQTYEVYVVAVSGTAYYIEITNDQERMESAEGILSELYVDQMMVSIMQNGKKNLQQLAANVTVTDKDGRGMSLGSIPIGSKVELKRSLLVANSKISQIIVKEVPINKKAEGSIVNPKDQDGRMVFLEQSSGNQETYAVSNRVTVVNVDGSVGELGKLRAGDVVGYEIVNNEIVSIKVHKAADFGTNVQGTLTSVNQDKTIITINKTGNTLGAYYIADNTIVSVEGLSNAGIYDLEVGDQLSLDILNDKVVKITVTNRSVNDLTFAEIVNYDPDLKLLTVAQENGSYSVYKLTDSTVYKSFDLDTPYDTFKKYLEKGTHLDIRASKDKLISVSLSQNIDGTVTQVNTSADPDEITVRTAGGQNLRFNVTYGASIDVIGKGKSATLSDVKVGDTVRLALNRDQDMVNSIVSKKSGIYKVLVINTADRQISVKDETGTLSTVTVDNNNKIVKATQTGGTFEDIVLDEYVKMSFYGSTLEKVNLMNTIRGKVTGVDSASSTVTVQDFSGAVQVIPVGKNFTIKLNGTTSAALTSVKTGDRVEVIKDGGDQVLISVAQATKRVVASYDYVLNQLQLKSTANNDKTTYNFHAKAYLHSGTNTIAPNAFAENDEVTVYVLDDKIIEIEK; from the coding sequence ATGAACAAAAAAAATAAACGCCGCACAAAGCTTGTTGCGAGTGTGCTCACGCTGGCTATGGCCATGGGCAACACGGCGGCTTTCGCAGCCGATACGACGACGCCGGCGGGGTCGACAACCGGTACATCAGCGGGAACGACGACAAACAGCACGTCCACCAACAACAACACGTCGACCAACACGACAAATAGCACCATAAACAGCACGTCGTTAAGCAATACTTCGGTGCGCACTTCTTTTACAGATGTGGTTCCTAACACGTGGTATACGAAACACGTTACGAAGCTGGCCACGCTCGGCATTATCGAGGGATATGCGAACGGTTCCTTTTTGCCCGACAACCAGGTTTCGCAGCAGGACGCGATTATTATGGCAATCCGCATGATGGGCCTGGCCGGTGAAGTGAAAAACGCTTCATACGCGCTGCCCGTTACCGTAGACGATTATGCCAAACCTTACGTAGCGCTCGCCATTGACAAGGGACTCATCAGCGCAGCGGAGGAAACGGAAGGAACGTCCGGCTCCTCCAAAACGGCGTGGGGCTCAAAACCGGCTACCCGTGAATGGGTAGCGAAAATCGTCGTCCGCGCGGCCGGAAAGGAAGTCGAGGCGAAGCAGGTATCGTCTGTGCCTTCATCGTTCCAGGATGCGAAAGAGTTTTCCTCCTGGGCTCTCGGATACATAAATGAAGCCTATTTGCTGAAGATCGTCAACGGCATCGACGATTACAATTTCGGCCCGAAAAATGCGGTTACACGGGCTCAGATGGCGACATTTTTAAGCCGTGCCGACCAATATTTGACCAAGCGCTCCGAACGGGTCATAACGGGCTACGCCGCGGAGATTACCGATAAAAAAATTACGGTGCTCGATGCGAAAGGCCAGTCGTACGATTATACGATCAGCCCGGAAGCAGCGGTGTACAGTGCAAAAAGCGAAAATAAGATCGCCGCATCCGCGATCAAGCAAACCTACGAGGTGTACGTCGTCGCCGTTTCGGGAACGGCCTATTACATCGAGATTACGAACGACCAAGAGCGGATGGAGTCGGCGGAAGGGATACTTTCCGAGTTGTACGTCGACCAAATGATGGTATCGATTATGCAAAACGGCAAAAAGAACCTCCAGCAGCTCGCGGCAAACGTAACGGTAACGGACAAAGACGGGCGGGGGATGAGTCTTGGCTCCATCCCGATCGGAAGTAAGGTGGAGCTGAAGAGAAGCCTGCTTGTGGCGAATTCGAAAATTTCGCAAATTATCGTCAAGGAAGTGCCGATCAACAAAAAAGCCGAAGGTTCCATCGTGAACCCGAAAGACCAGGACGGCCGTATGGTATTCCTTGAGCAATCGAGCGGCAATCAGGAGACGTATGCGGTGTCAAATCGGGTTACCGTAGTGAACGTCGACGGCAGCGTCGGAGAGCTCGGCAAGCTTCGCGCGGGGGATGTTGTCGGATACGAGATCGTAAACAACGAGATCGTGTCGATAAAGGTCCATAAAGCGGCGGACTTCGGCACGAACGTTCAGGGCACGCTTACAAGCGTCAATCAGGACAAAACGATCATCACGATCAACAAAACGGGCAACACGCTGGGCGCATATTATATCGCCGACAATACGATCGTTTCCGTCGAAGGGCTGAGCAACGCCGGGATTTACGATCTGGAGGTTGGCGATCAGCTGTCGCTGGATATTCTCAATGACAAAGTCGTGAAAATTACCGTGACCAACCGATCGGTCAACGATTTGACCTTTGCCGAAATCGTCAACTACGACCCGGACCTCAAGCTGCTTACCGTTGCGCAGGAGAATGGATCGTACAGCGTTTACAAGCTGACGGATTCCACTGTATACAAATCGTTTGATCTCGATACGCCTTACGATACGTTCAAGAAATATTTGGAGAAAGGCACGCATCTTGACATCCGTGCTTCCAAAGATAAGCTGATTTCGGTATCCTTATCGCAAAATATCGACGGAACGGTGACGCAGGTCAACACGAGCGCCGATCCGGACGAAATTACGGTCCGCACAGCCGGCGGGCAAAACCTGAGATTCAATGTGACCTACGGTGCATCCATCGACGTGATCGGCAAAGGGAAAAGCGCTACGCTTTCCGACGTCAAGGTGGGGGATACCGTCAGATTGGCACTCAACCGCGATCAGGATATGGTCAACTCGATCGTTTCGAAGAAATCGGGAATCTACAAGGTACTTGTCATCAATACCGCCGATCGCCAAATCAGCGTGAAAGACGAGACGGGTACACTCTCGACCGTCACGGTGGACAACAATAACAAAATCGTTAAGGCTACGCAAACCGGCGGGACGTTCGAAGATATCGTGCTTGATGAATATGTGAAGATGTCGTTCTACGGAAGCACACTGGAAAAAGTAAACTTGATGAATACGATCCGCGGCAAGGTGACCGGCGTCGACAGCGCTTCGAGTACGGTAACGGTGCAGGACTTCTCCGGTGCAGTTCAAGTCATTCCGGTCGGTAAAAATTTTACTATTAAACTGAACGGAACGACATCCGCGGCGTTGACGAGCGTGAAAACCGGCGACCGTGTCGAAGTGATCAAAGACGGAGGCGACCAGGTGCTCATCAGTGTGGCGCAAGCGACCAAGCGCGTTGTCGCTTCCTACGATTACGTGCTCAATCAGCTTCAGCTTAAATCTACCGCGAATAACGATAAAACGACCTACAACTTCCACGCCAAAGCGTATTTGCACAGTGGAACGAACACGATAGCCCCTAATGCATTTGCCGAAAACGACGAAGTGACGGTTTATGTGCTCGACGACAAGATCATTGAAATTGAAAAATAG